The Drosophila sulfurigaster albostrigata strain 15112-1811.04 chromosome 3, ASM2355843v2, whole genome shotgun sequence genomic sequence ATACGCCAATTGAAATAGAATTCAACGCATTTACTTACTTGTCCAAAGCCTTGCAGGCCTGATGGATGCCATGGACGAGTCCATCGGCGATCAGAGACTTCTTCAGCACTTCCTGCAACGCGGTGTTGATATCCATGGCACCGCCAAGGACGGGAGCAGCGGAGGGAACATCTCTGCGGgtagaaaatttaatattaatttataatcttGTCAAGTCATGACAGAAATTGTGTTTATCAGTTCGTTTTGCACTTGATATTCAGTAATTGGAAGATTTATAATCAACGTAAATTCATAAACACGGACCAATTAATTTCATCAACAAACTTGAACTTGGAAATTGTTATTTGAGCATATTGCACTTACACATCAACGTCGGCCATAATTGATAGGTTGAGGATGCACTGCACTGTAAAcgataaaaattaaactattattGTTAAGGATTACTCACATATTTGTGAATTAATTTCAGAGATGCGGCTTCGGCACAATTAATACACTTTCGTACCTTTTTTGACAACCGGAAAGAAAGAGACCCTAGCTGTGTTGCAGCCAACTTCATGGCTTTAGGGTTGCTTTGATAGTTCGATATCAGCAATGCAACACTGTGCAATTATACAAGCTGATTgctataaaacattttttatttgcgggaATTTTCGGTTTTACTCCCCTTttaccaaaatattataatatatacaattaataaatggTATACGAagatataatttcattaaaaatatgagtaaaattaatttattttatacatgcTTCCCATTAAAAATcgatgttttaaaatatttaaaaaaaaaatatcgatgcATTGAAAAGCGCCATCTCTAAAGTcttcaacatttatttcacattAGAAGCTTGCGGTACAGTGTTTTAAGCGTTTTCAAGTCTTaagaataaagtaaaaaatggATTCtggaaaaaatgaattaaatatattagctGAAAACAAGGAGGAAAACGCTTCAGATAATGATTCTGTTagtaaattaacaatttaattttcttcgTTTGGTTTTaatgtgtaatttattttccaGAACAATTCTGGGGAATCCCATTGCGATTCTGTCTACTCAAGAGCTGTCAAGGTATTGCTTGAGCATTCAGTTGATGTCGACGCATTTGCAAAGATTCTTCAAATGAAAGAAGAAAATGTAGCCGAACTTCAGGGAAAGTTATCTGATTGCAAAGAGCTGATAAATATGCTCAACCAGAAAATCATAGAGAAGGATAATATTATCGCCGCGTTGTCGAATAACTGggctttaattgaaaatgcagtCGCCCAATCAATGGATTTGCTCACAAATGAATATCAAAAAGGTCATCAATCAGAAAacattgaatataataaatcaattgacaAGAATGACTACGAAGGTGAAAATATTTCTCAACAGTTAAATCAGATAACTAATAATGACATCAATAAGCCGATTAAAAGCAGTGAATCAACCATCAAAAAACTAGATGAAACTCTTGCAGaattaaatatcaaagttTTTGAAAAAGAGAAGAACCTGACGGATGTAACtaaaaaaattaacgaatatgaaaatgatttaCACATTTACACTCCATACGGAACTTGTGAAAGACACAAGACACACACTCCACCCTTTCGAGTTGCGctgtataaatttaatgcacttGGTTATCTTCTGATTCAGAATCGTCATAACGaaaaatttagttttgaaAGAACCTTGATTGAATACCATGAAGGATTTGGAGACTGTTCCGGTGATTTTTGGATGGGATTGGAATACATTCacataataacaaacaatcaGCCGCATGTTCTCAGAATTGAAATGTATGACTATGCcggaaaaatgtattttgctGAATATGACAACTTTGTTGTTGGCGGGAAAGATGAAAACTACAAGCTAAAGTCATTGGGTGATTACAAAGGAACTGCCGGCGATATGATGCGTCTTAGTGAAAATCAAGAATTCTGTCTGTGCCCAAAATTAAAAAGGGGCTGGTGGGACCTTAAGGGTGATCATCAACTTTGGTGAGTTGCaggtttttaaaaaaaaaactattcatatatattgttctaatttattttattttttaattctacAGCAATTTAAATGGGAACATATCTCGCCAAGAAATAACCAATAAGtttgaattcatttattgGGGTCTGATGAATTGGGGAAATTCGTGCAACAATATCAGACAAGTCATTATGCTACTAACTCCTAAAGCCGCGTACTTAAAAAAACAGTCCGaaatgataaaaaattaagaatgcGATTGTAACCcatgaaaattattttgaggcatatataaaaacgtcataaaaaataaagtttttatttttttaacagtTATCTGGGTAAATGCTATTGAAATACAAAGATGTGTAAGAACGTAAAATAGTGAGAGtatctataaatttaaaattgttcgTTTTAACTGAACTATCAACGCATAGCTCAACATAAAATTGTAATGTTTAAAGTGACACAAAATCTTCTTGAAAGTATAACAAAGCGGTACTTGCTTGCcgagttttttgtttttccaaattatatatgtttatggTCACACTACGACTCATGTGTTAAAAAAACATACtttcttaataaaaaatatatcaaaagaaATCCTTTTTATATATCTACAGAAAATCAAATACTTATCATTGCTCATAAATCCGCGGTAGtcttaatatttacatatatagagaGCTGGAGCTATATAAAtcgatattttgatattttagtTATAGCAGCGCGtgattttaaaaatgcaaagcacAATACAATATCGATTGTAAAAACTACATTCGATAGCCGCAATAGTGCTTGTCCATCGATAGTGCTATCGATGTCTCTCCACCTCTACCACATATAGCGTAATAGGTGTAGTTTAACTAAGtcaataatttgtaaagtGTTACAAAGTCAATTTTAGGCTTTAGCATCTCCTAAGTGCAATAACGTTTTTATGTTTACATAACCAGCTAGTACAACTAGTTTTtactacaacgacaacatcaacaacaatgacaagcGAGCTACAGTAAGTTGAGGTGCCCGGCGCTCCCCTCTTTATGCCCCTTGCATAGTTTCCTAATCTCTACAAAAAATCACCACGTGCTCGTGTTGCTCGTTTCAATCTAATTGCCGAAAATTTACAGTGACATGTGAAAATCGTGTGCCATCATCGTCACATTCTCTTTGGCGGCTGTGTACTaaatgtgtatgcatgtgtgtgtgagataAGTTCTcggtgtgttttttgttgatcCCTTTTGGCATCGGGTCGGGGCATGAAtgaacttttaaatttgtttgccatatGAAAGTGCCGCGCTGATAACGGGCATTTTTgtcaacaaatacaacaaaaggcTAAGCGTAAACAAGCTGGAATATAGTGGCTTCCATAAAAATGTGCCAGTTAACAGCTGGATTCCATGTATCGATAACGACTTCAAAGCGATACCGATAAAAGAAGCttctaataaaatatatcgaaattcaaaaattttactttgtttcGAAACGTCGTTGAAGATTTGGAAAAAGTTAATTtgcgtttaatttatttacgttttctttttttttgttttttaagtcTGTGTGAATTATTCTAGTCATCAGTGTATTCTTTTTGGGGGCTATCGCTATAGTTCATCGACAACTGATACTGAATGAGGCAGctcgacaacaataacaaccacaAACATTATTTGCCTCCAGCGGATGGCTGTTGATAGTCTCAGTTTCTTTCTAATTGTTAATTAGACTACAACAAGCTCTCGGGGCAGCATGTGCGACAAACAGTGTAAATCAGTGTGTGGCGCAAGGTTTCGTACTTTAATTTaagcacattttattttttggcatcTAAATTGACGATGAATactaattttgatttaaaattgtttcccTGTAGGACAGGTGCACTTGTCGGATGCGGCAATCCGCTGCTCGACATTTCCGCCACCGTTCCCATGGATTTCCTCAAGAAATATGAGATGAACGAAGATGATGCAATCCTGGCCGAGGAGCGACACATGCCCATATATCGTGAGCTTGTGGATAATCACAGGGCTGAATTTCTCGCTGGCGGGTCGGTTCAAAATTCATTGCGCATTGCTCAATGGATCATTGGCAAACCAAATGTGGCCGTCTTCTTTGGCTGCGTTGGTCAAGATGATTATGCGTCCACCTTGAGAGAGAAGGCACGAGAGGCCGGCGTCGATGCACATTATCAAGTGAGTGCGGACACACCAACTGGCACCTGTGCTGTGCTCATCACGGGCACCCATCGTTCGTTGTGTGCCAATCTGGCGGCGGCCAACAAGTTCACCATCGATCATCTGGAGCAGCCAGCGAATAAGGCGCTGGTGGAGAATGCGCTCTATTACTATATCTCTGTAAGTGCAATTATGGAATTTGGAATTATAAATCCgtcatatttatattcatttatatccTTCAATGTTCTAGGGCTTCTTCCTGACCGTTAGTCCGCCCAGCATAATGCGCGTAGCAGCTGCCGCCCTTGCCAAGCAGCGGCCGTTCCTAATGAACCTCAGCGCACCATTCATATCGCAATTCTTCATGCAGCCGCTGCTCGATGTTATGCCCTACGTGGACATCATCTTTGGCAACGAGGCCGAGGCGCATGCCTTTGCCACCGCCCAAGGTTGGCCCGAGAAGGAGGATCTGCGTGAGATTGGCAAACGTTTGGTTGCTCTCAACAAGCTAAATGCATCAAGGCCGCGCATTGCCATCCTCACGCAGGGCTGTGACCCAGTGCTGTTGATTCAGCACGATTCGATTCAAGAGTTCGAGGTCACGAGTTTGGCGGCGCATGAAATTGTGGATACCAATGGCGCTGGGGATGCATTCGTTGGTGGTTTCCTGGCGCAGTTTGTGCAGGGCAAGTCGTTGGACGTGTGCATACGCTGTGGCAACTATGCGGCCGGTCACATCATCAAGAATCCCGGTTGCACGTATTCCGGTGCGCCGCAGTTTGTTGAATAAATACGGAACACACAGAGGATCAAATAATctacacacagcacacacacacacacacattcacaagcatacagacacacagacactgacAACCTTGTAAGAGGCAGAAGCATTGCGCAAATAGAGATTTGCAGCCACCAACTGCAAATATTAAGTTCAAAGAGTGACTAAGACAATTTATTAACGTTGATAATtatttgtacatatattctacacacacacactcacatggaCACccattaatatacatttttgtgaGCTATGCACGGAACAACTTGTGGGCATTGTGGTTTATATACAAAAGTTAGAGCAatattcgaatttaaattgataataataaaaaacaaataccactaacatacacaaaaactaaaaataaaacacaatttgttttttgtttctacgAGCACAATGGGTTGCTGATCCAGAGATGAACTTAACTGATAAATTTTCTATGAACagcaatatttttaagaatacatGTACACCAACAATTGCTTATTGAGGAAACGAACCATATTTAAACGATTAAAGCTGGTCAAACTCGGTTCAGTTTCCGGGATGTGCGCAATCGCTGAGTTAGCTATTCAGATTAGATTGACAGGATTACAGCTATGGCCACAACATTGtatggcaaatatttatttctctatAATATATCACACCATATCGGACaatgatttatatatatatatatatacttatgaCACACCTGCTTTTTTATCTCTGACGCGTATTGCAGCTAATTACCAATTTCATTGGAATTCTTATCTTGATAATCGCGCTTGTCACTAGTTTCATAATCCACCGTGTAAGCAACATATAATTTACTTCTTTGTTACACAAATAATCCTCAATACAATACCAAATACAAAGAATTCTATTTTCTAAACAATACACATtgctttgatttgaatttataatttattaaccttacaaaatcttaaatgctacatttgttttgttgtttgtgtgatTGACTTTACTAACTTTTTGTGTTGGGGTTGTGTGTTACTCAATCTGATAGCCGGTGATAAAAGGCAGGCCCGTTGAGACTCGCTTCTGATAACGAACGTAATCGGATTTGAAGAACTGCAAGAGGGAATACTCTTCGATTCTGATACGATCGTAGAAGAACATCCAACTGACTAGTGTGTAGATAATAATGCACAGGGGATTCATCATGATCACCTGTGTGCCAATTGACCAATAGAACCAGCCCACATACGACGGATGCCGACTATAAGCATAAATGCCACTGGTGATCAGCTTGTGGTCGGCATGCTTTTCATCTTGCACCTAAATGACAATAGATAATACAATGAGCAACTAATTGACAGTAAAGACGAATTAGAGATTCATTTACCAAATGGGTAAAGCTGCGACCCGCTGTAATGATGGCCACCTTGCGTATCAGCTCGCCACAAGTGCACATAACCACGCCCAGCAACCATATGTGGCCAAAACGTTTGAATTCGGGCAAAAAGTAGAGTTCAAGTATGAACTCCAGCCAGCTGGCTGTGGCCGCCAACCCATAGTGCACCGAATGATTAAGCATGAAAGAGTCCAAGGATAACGTGCGTGGATTGGCCCACGCAATCACCAAAAACTCCGAATAGTGGAAGAAGGACATAAAGCAGCCATAGACGCCAAATTGCTGCCATTGCATGGGCGCAAAGCAAATGACCAGCACACTTACAGCTTCTGTGAAGCCCAGAAAAGAGGCTCGAATGGCAACCttcaaaaccaaaataaaaatcaaaacaatgaTGAAAGCTGGCCAACAAAGTGAGTCATGTAGTTCATACCTGATAATCGGTATTGCGCAGCACAAAGCGTATGATGATATTAATTAGTGCGTAATACAACACAGGACCCCAGAGGATGGCGCCCCAAACATTTGGTACAATTCCATAATAAATCTGCGGTATCGACGGCAGCAGGACACAGCACGCTGTGATCAGAAAACAATACAAGCTGACGCGGCCTTCTTTGCACAGCATGCTGGGAAAATGTTTGATATTTCTCACAATATTACAACTAAATAACAAGATTTTTTGTGCGATTTgcaaaacacattaaaaattagATATTTCACATCATTTGCAAGAAGTCTGTTGACCGGCAAAACGTTGGTAACTCGTTTATTGACACTGGAATCAAAGTATTCCTATGTATAAGATTGCGTCGCAATGCAAACTTGCATGTACGTCATCAATAGTCACACAAATTAATTACGTTGTAAGTAAATttactataataaaaaactaattagAAGTGTTCATTCCACACTTATTTACATTGCagaaaataatgtattttttttttaaataaagtaaatacaaatattgtatgtTGTGACGTCACGTGGAACCGGTGACTTTTGTGTTTGGCGTAATCTTTCACTATTGAATACTCTTTGTAGCTATCGATACTTGTGCTGTGCTGCCAGCTTGCCGATAGTCAGCTGTGCCGAATAcaaattcgatatattttggCATGCAGGTTATGTAAATTGctacatttattaattaaaagttcttaaatttaccataaatatttgtaaaacaCTGCGTTATGGTGTTCCTAAACCTGCCACTGTTGGTTCGCGCACGCGGCCCCGATGAGTTCTGGCGCAAGCGACGTATTTTCAAACTAGCAGCGGTAAGCCATCAAAACAAATCCATTCCATATTTTAACTGACAAATAATTCTTTTTAGCACTATCGGAGTCGCACACGCAATGTCTACACCTTTGCTATACGTAGCGTGCATCGTGCCCTCGCCTATGCCACTAAGGGACGCAAACTCAAAAAGCTGGACATGGCTCAGTTGTGGACGACACGCGTCGAAGCTGGCTGCCAGCAATACGGAGTCGCCTTGGACACATTTAAGGAGGGTCTCGCACGATCCGATATTCTGCTGAACAAGTGAGCAATATACACAATACTTAagataaacatatatatttattgtattcacTACTTTCCCAGAAAAATGCTGTCGGATTTGGCGATTTGGGAACCGCGCTCTTTTGAGGCCTTGGTGAATATTTCACGGGAACGTGCCGCTGTGGAGGGATTGCCAGATATTAAGCGCAGATCAGCCTTCAATCAGGTCTATGGACTGAGCAATCTGAAGCTCGATTAATTTAAgctttatacaaataaaatatatagttttcatatacatatagtaagCGAAGATTCCAAGATTTATTTTGTGGGtcatgcaaacaaaaacattgcatTAAACGTTTATTTGTTAGGGTTACGtactaattgaaatgaaacatGGTTTATTCTAGTTTAGCCAAGATATCTGACTCGCGGAAAAGGAACAGCTCCTTTTTCTCATCCAATTGAACCTTGGTGCCCCCAAATTCGGGCAGCAGAACGCGGTCACCCTCCTTAACGCCAATTGGAACATGGTTGCCATTGGTctaaagcaaaaaattaagATGTAGATAATGTTGCAATTATCAtgttaattatgaaatatactcACAGCATTGCGGGCACCGGGTCCAACGGCCACAACAGTACCTTCCAGCACTTTTCCCACAGATTTCTCGGGCAAGACAATGCCGCCTTTGGTTGTGGTTAGAGCTTCAGCGCGTTGCACCAGAATGCGATCCAACATGGGGATGATTCTCTTAATAGCAGCAGCCTGCAAACATATAATTGAAGAAACAtcatttaatcaattaatctGCCTTCTATGCTGGGGCCAGAAAGTTACACAACAACCCGGCAAGGCGAGTTATCAGTGTGGAAACTTCGAGAAGCCCGACTCAAAAATATTCTATAGAatgataattttgtttgtatatattgCTAAATTATTGCTCACCAtttctatattattaaatgcaatCTGGAGCGCTTTAATGAACTAAAACTTAATTGATACTTGCAATTGAACTTCACTACACGTGCGGGCCGGTCGCAGTTGTTCGTAAAATTAtctaattatttgtttgtatcGATGCTTTTAAAGTTTTGCTGCTATCGATGCATAgctgtgctgtatcgataatTCAAACACGAATTTAATTCTATCGCTATAACCTATATTGTATTCGATAATTGGAAGAAGTGCCCGCGTAATAATTCAAACTAATCAGATGTGCTCACAAAAGTACTCTTCAATAAAGCGTTAAATGAATGCGGGCCAAATTGTGCGCAGCAAATATATAATGTCAATGATAAGCATAAACATATGCTTGTATATATacaagttttcaattaaataaaagtcatattttgcaacatttataaatttaatcaacattcatttttttaaatggaaagTAGGAGTTACGGAGTTAACATTTACAATGAAAGGGCGGCGATTCTCTGCTTAGAtatgtttttgcaattatctgGTTTCCATAgtgtagaagagtattataatttatatatttggaGTAGTCAAGACTGGTAAACTGGGGAAGTATCCACTAAAAAGAgttttaaatacacaaaagaaagtaaaaaacaagtaagaaagttacagtcgagtgtgctcgactgtgagatacccgctacccatttttaataggggcaaaatattgcggtattatttcaaaatataccgaaaatactaaaaaatactaaaaatataccaaatggtatgtttggtatatcgatacagcacaccattcaaaatataccatagacggcgcaatgtaccagattgtcagccaaagcaactaagaccccctagtaagtaggcgtttttgcccatacaaaagtatttctttaacaacttccacaatttttatctgatcgcaaccaaattttcaggaatgataactactatagcaattatagtatataccaaaattcgcaactccagctttaaatttacgcttgttattcgatttttttgatttccgggggcggaagtgggcgtggcaaaaatttgaaacaaacttgatctgcgtgcaaacatatcaaatgctgtcgaaaaaaaattatagctctatctcttatagtctctgagatctaggtgttcatacggacagacggacagacacacagacacacagacggacagacggacatggctatatcgtctcggctgttgacgctgatcaagaatatatatactttatagggtcggagatgcctccttctacctgttacatacatttcctgccggcacaaagttataatacccttctaccctatgggtagcgggtataataaacttttttttttgga encodes the following:
- the LOC133841114 gene encoding protein-S-isoprenylcysteine O-methyltransferase, which codes for MLCKEGRVSLYCFLITACCVLLPSIPQIYYGIVPNVWGAILWGPVLYYALINIIIRFVLRNTDYQVAIRASFLGFTEAVSVLVICFAPMQWQQFGVYGCFMSFFHYSEFLVIAWANPRTLSLDSFMLNHSVHYGLAATASWLEFILELYFLPEFKRFGHIWLLGVVMCTCGELIRKVAIITAGRSFTHLVQDEKHADHKLITSGIYAYSRHPSYVGWFYWSIGTQVIMMNPLCIIIYTLVSWMFFYDRIRIEEYSLLQFFKSDYVRYQKRVSTGLPFITGYQIE
- the LOC133841449 gene encoding angiopoietin-2-like, which codes for MDSGKNELNILAENKEENASDNDSNNSGESHCDSVYSRAVKVLLEHSVDVDAFAKILQMKEENVAELQGKLSDCKELINMLNQKIIEKDNIIAALSNNWALIENAVAQSMDLLTNEYQKGHQSENIEYNKSIDKNDYEGENISQQLNQITNNDINKPIKSSESTIKKLDETLAELNIKVFEKEKNLTDVTKKINEYENDLHIYTPYGTCERHKTHTPPFRVALYKFNALGYLLIQNRHNEKFSFERTLIEYHEGFGDCSGDFWMGLEYIHIITNNQPHVLRIEMYDYAGKMYFAEYDNFVVGGKDENYKLKSLGDYKGTAGDMMRLSENQEFCLCPKLKRGWWDLKGDHQLCNLNGNISRQEITNKFEFIYWGLMNWGNSCNNIRQVIMLLTPKAAYLKKQSEMIKN
- the LOC133841116 gene encoding 10 kDa heat shock protein, mitochondrial, which codes for MAAAIKRIIPMLDRILVQRAEALTTTKGGIVLPEKSVGKVLEGTVVAVGPGARNATNGNHVPIGVKEGDRVLLPEFGGTKVQLDEKKELFLFRESDILAKLE
- the LOC133841113 gene encoding uncharacterized protein LOC133841113 isoform X1; this encodes MCDKQCKSVCGARTGALVGCGNPLLDISATVPMDFLKKYEMNEDDAILAEERHMPIYRELVDNHRAEFLAGGSVQNSLRIAQWIIGKPNVAVFFGCVGQDDYASTLREKAREAGVDAHYQVSADTPTGTCAVLITGTHRSLCANLAAANKFTIDHLEQPANKALVENALYYYISGFFLTVSPPSIMRVAAAALAKQRPFLMNLSAPFISQFFMQPLLDVMPYVDIIFGNEAEAHAFATAQGWPEKEDLREIGKRLVALNKLNASRPRIAILTQGCDPVLLIQHDSIQEFEVTSLAAHEIVDTNGAGDAFVGGFLAQFVQGKSLDVCIRCGNYAAGHIIKNPGCTYSGAPQFVE
- the LOC133841113 gene encoding uncharacterized protein LOC133841113 isoform X2, whose product is MTSELQTGALVGCGNPLLDISATVPMDFLKKYEMNEDDAILAEERHMPIYRELVDNHRAEFLAGGSVQNSLRIAQWIIGKPNVAVFFGCVGQDDYASTLREKAREAGVDAHYQVSADTPTGTCAVLITGTHRSLCANLAAANKFTIDHLEQPANKALVENALYYYISGFFLTVSPPSIMRVAAAALAKQRPFLMNLSAPFISQFFMQPLLDVMPYVDIIFGNEAEAHAFATAQGWPEKEDLREIGKRLVALNKLNASRPRIAILTQGCDPVLLIQHDSIQEFEVTSLAAHEIVDTNGAGDAFVGGFLAQFVQGKSLDVCIRCGNYAAGHIIKNPGCTYSGAPQFVE
- the LOC133841115 gene encoding large ribosomal subunit protein bL20m, whose translation is MVFLNLPLLVRARGPDEFWRKRRIFKLAAHYRSRTRNVYTFAIRSVHRALAYATKGRKLKKLDMAQLWTTRVEAGCQQYGVALDTFKEGLARSDILLNKKMLSDLAIWEPRSFEALVNISRERAAVEGLPDIKRRSAFNQVYGLSNLKLD